One part of the Tunicatimonas pelagia genome encodes these proteins:
- a CDS encoding cbb3-type cytochrome c oxidase N-terminal domain-containing protein: MKRFINHRKRILPWLIGALLPFLPVIATAQEAAPASNMGMSNIEQYIVWGLMGLEVVLLIVVVILLVVIKMMSNVLFPTSKVSPSGELVEPDKPWYQKFLTQVNDAVPIEREAEVMTTHEYDGIYELDNNLPPWWKAMFYVTIVFAVVYLLYFHVFSLGSFQEEEYEQEMAQAKLEVDAYLATAGNSVDETNVTFISDAGRLDAAQKMFAQKCSACHGMAGEGGVGPNLTDTYWIHGGDVKDIFRIIKNGVPEKGMIPWKSQLSPVEMQDLSSYIITLEGTEPPNAKEPQGEPYERDEELALN, encoded by the coding sequence ATGAAGCGTTTTATCAACCATCGTAAAAGAATACTACCCTGGCTAATTGGAGCATTGCTTCCTTTCTTGCCCGTAATCGCTACTGCTCAGGAGGCTGCTCCTGCTTCAAACATGGGCATGAGCAACATTGAGCAGTACATTGTCTGGGGACTGATGGGACTGGAGGTGGTACTACTCATAGTGGTGGTTATTTTATTGGTAGTCATCAAAATGATGAGCAATGTACTGTTCCCTACTTCGAAAGTAAGTCCGAGTGGTGAATTAGTAGAACCGGACAAACCTTGGTATCAGAAGTTTTTAACCCAAGTAAACGATGCGGTACCGATTGAGCGGGAAGCGGAGGTGATGACTACCCACGAGTACGACGGTATCTACGAACTAGACAACAACCTACCGCCCTGGTGGAAGGCCATGTTTTACGTTACCATTGTATTTGCCGTAGTGTACCTGCTCTACTTCCACGTATTTAGTTTAGGCTCGTTTCAGGAGGAGGAATATGAGCAGGAGATGGCGCAGGCTAAACTAGAAGTAGACGCTTACCTAGCCACCGCGGGCAACAGTGTAGATGAAACTAATGTAACCTTCATCAGTGATGCCGGCCGACTGGATGCTGCACAGAAAATGTTCGCCCAAAAATGCTCGGCTTGTCACGGTATGGCGGGCGAAGGCGGGGTTGGTCCCAATCTCACTGATACCTACTGGATTCACGGAGGTGACGTGAAAGATATTTTCAGAATAATCAAGAATGGGGTACCAGAAAAAGGTATGATTCCCTGGAAGTCGCAGTTGAGTCCCGTGGAGATGCAAGATTTATCTAGCTACATTATTACCCTGGAGGGCACTGAGCCACCGAATGCCAAAGAACCTCAGGGCGAGCCGTACGAACGAGACGAAGAGTTGGCCTTAAACTAA
- a CDS encoding ATP-binding protein, translating into MIHRTLSQAVQKAAEKLPVITVTGPRQSGKTTLVRSVFSEHSYYNLEYPDTREYASTDPRGFLQLAPRMIIDEVQHVPNLTSYMQGMVDEEKRAGQFVLTGSQNFSLAQSVSQSLAGRSAIFHLLPLSINELQAEGYTVDDYLPWLYQGFYPRLYDQNLAPQDWLPDYIQSYLERDVRQITQVKDLTTFQIFLKLCAGRTGQLLNMASLANETGVDTKTIKSWVSVLEASYIVFLLRPHYRNYGKRLVKTPKIYFYDTGLACSLLGIKSSDQLSSHYLKGELFESLIIAELQKHQYNRGQRPTDYFWRDNTGHEVDFLSEDSERVRIAEIKSGKTIRPEFFRGLDFYQKIASTEASSYLIYGGNASQNRSNYTVLPWNKCTDLFS; encoded by the coding sequence ATGATACATCGTACATTATCGCAGGCAGTACAGAAAGCGGCAGAAAAGCTACCGGTAATTACCGTTACCGGCCCCCGGCAGTCGGGCAAAACAACCTTAGTACGGTCAGTTTTTTCCGAACATAGCTACTATAATCTGGAGTATCCTGATACCCGGGAATATGCCTCTACTGACCCCCGGGGATTTCTGCAATTAGCCCCGCGGATGATTATTGATGAAGTACAGCACGTGCCCAACCTCACATCATACATGCAAGGAATGGTGGATGAAGAAAAAAGGGCGGGACAGTTTGTACTCACGGGGTCACAGAATTTTTCGTTGGCCCAATCAGTATCACAGAGCTTAGCGGGGCGCAGTGCGATCTTTCATTTGTTACCACTGTCAATAAATGAATTGCAAGCTGAAGGCTACACCGTTGATGACTATCTACCTTGGCTATACCAAGGTTTCTACCCTCGCTTATACGACCAGAATTTAGCCCCCCAGGATTGGCTTCCTGACTATATCCAAAGCTACCTGGAACGAGATGTACGGCAGATTACCCAAGTGAAAGATCTTACTACATTTCAAATCTTTCTGAAATTATGCGCCGGACGTACCGGACAGTTACTTAATATGGCATCGCTAGCTAATGAAACCGGAGTTGATACTAAAACAATCAAGTCGTGGGTGTCTGTATTAGAGGCCAGCTATATTGTTTTCTTGTTGCGTCCGCACTACCGGAATTATGGGAAGCGACTAGTTAAAACGCCCAAAATTTACTTTTACGATACTGGCTTGGCTTGCTCATTACTAGGAATTAAAAGTTCTGATCAGCTAAGTAGTCACTATCTGAAAGGTGAACTATTTGAGTCTCTCATTATCGCTGAACTGCAAAAGCACCAGTATAATCGAGGACAACGGCCTACTGACTACTTTTGGCGCGACAACACTGGCCATGAAGTAGACTTTCTTTCTGAAGATAGCGAGCGGGTTAGAATCGCCGAAATAAAATCAGGCAAAACCATTCGTCCTGAATTTTTCCGAGGATTAGATTTCTACCAAAAAATTGCCTCTACCGAAGCTTCCTCATACCTGATTTACGGCGGCAATGCCTCGCAAAACAGATCAAACTACACTGTACTTCCCTGGAACAAATGCACTGATCTATTCTCCTAA
- the ccoS gene encoding cbb3-type cytochrome oxidase assembly protein CcoS, producing MSVLILLIGVSLTVALVFLLAFLWASTSGQYEDDYTPSVRMLFDDNLPTKQKKSSSPTPSKK from the coding sequence ATGAGTGTATTGATTCTATTGATCGGAGTGAGTTTGACCGTAGCCTTGGTATTTTTGCTGGCTTTTTTGTGGGCCAGCACCAGCGGGCAGTACGAAGACGACTACACTCCTTCGGTGCGAATGCTGTTTGACGACAATTTACCCACCAAACAAAAAAAATCCAGTTCTCCTACCCCTTCAAAGAAATAG
- the ccoG gene encoding cytochrome c oxidase accessory protein CcoG — protein MSDQTTIEPDQPSFRDKVSTVDEQGKRIWIYPKKPKGKFYSARIWVSVALLAFLFAGPFIRIGGEPLLLLNVLERKFVIFGQVFWPQDFYLFVLAMITLVIFIVLFTAVYGRLFCGWVCPQTIFMEMVFRRIEYWIEGDYTAQRALDRRDWDQDKIIKRVGKHSIFFAISFLIANTFLAYIIGSEALIEIVTDPPSEHLAGLGAILIFTAVFYFVFARLREQVCTSICPYGRLQGVLLDRQSVVVAYDHQRGEPRGKFRKNEDRDEAGKGDCIECQQCVHVCPTGIDIRNGTQLECINCTACIDACDDIMEKVGLPKGLVRYASEEGIAEGKKLHWTTRSIAYTVVLFVLTVVMTSLLLIRTDVETSILRTPGMMYQEQDNGQISNLYNIKIINKTNEDLSIHLRLMDERGELRMVGQEYLELAQQGTAQSAVFVILNRDDIQQMKTDIKVGVYAGDELLETVETSFLGPNQ, from the coding sequence ATGAGCGATCAAACAACCATAGAACCTGACCAGCCGTCATTCAGAGATAAAGTATCCACGGTAGACGAGCAGGGCAAGCGAATTTGGATTTATCCTAAAAAACCGAAAGGGAAATTCTACTCGGCTCGCATCTGGGTTAGCGTTGCTTTGTTAGCTTTTCTCTTCGCTGGCCCATTTATACGGATTGGCGGAGAGCCACTGCTGTTACTCAATGTATTAGAACGAAAGTTCGTCATCTTTGGACAGGTGTTCTGGCCCCAAGATTTTTACCTGTTCGTGCTGGCTATGATCACGCTCGTAATTTTCATTGTGCTCTTTACCGCCGTGTACGGACGATTATTTTGTGGTTGGGTGTGCCCACAAACTATCTTTATGGAGATGGTCTTTCGCCGAATAGAATACTGGATTGAAGGAGACTATACCGCCCAAAGGGCCTTAGACCGTCGCGATTGGGATCAGGACAAGATCATTAAGAGAGTGGGCAAGCATTCAATTTTCTTCGCCATTTCTTTTCTCATTGCCAACACTTTTCTGGCCTACATCATCGGTAGCGAAGCGTTGATTGAGATTGTGACTGATCCACCTAGCGAGCACTTGGCGGGTTTAGGAGCTATTCTGATATTTACCGCAGTCTTCTACTTTGTTTTTGCCCGACTACGCGAGCAGGTATGCACCAGCATCTGTCCCTACGGTCGCTTGCAGGGAGTATTACTTGACCGGCAGTCGGTGGTAGTAGCTTACGATCATCAGCGGGGCGAACCTCGCGGTAAGTTCCGCAAAAACGAAGATCGGGACGAAGCTGGAAAAGGCGATTGTATTGAGTGCCAGCAGTGCGTTCACGTGTGCCCCACCGGAATTGACATTCGCAATGGCACCCAGCTGGAATGCATCAACTGCACCGCTTGTATTGATGCCTGCGATGACATTATGGAGAAAGTAGGGCTGCCAAAGGGGCTGGTGCGCTACGCCTCGGAAGAAGGAATTGCCGAAGGCAAAAAACTACACTGGACTACCCGAAGTATCGCCTACACCGTAGTGCTGTTCGTACTGACGGTAGTCATGACCAGTTTACTACTAATACGTACTGATGTAGAAACCAGTATACTCCGCACTCCCGGCATGATGTACCAAGAGCAAGACAACGGCCAAATTAGCAATCTGTACAACATAAAGATTATTAACAAGACGAATGAAGACCTGTCAATTCACCTTCGTCTGATGGACGAGCGAGGCGAGCTGCGGATGGTTGGTCAGGAATATCTAGAGTTAGCGCAGCAGGGCACGGCTCAAAGTGCGGTGTTTGTCATACTAAATCGTGACGATATTCAACAGATGAAAACCGATATAAAGGTAGGAGTATACGCCGGAGATGAGCTACTGGAAACGGTAGAAACTTCGTTTCTAGGACCAAATCAATAA
- a CDS encoding sulfite exporter TauE/SafE family protein, whose product MIVTAFAIGLLGSFHCLGMCGPIALALPVRDQASLRRWLGRLAYNLGRITTYAFLGGLFGLLGQSLAMAGLQQTLSVALGILIVLGVALPTTLLLRVSPNHYIARMIGRVKKSMQRLFAVRTYPAMFGLGTLNGLLPCGLVYVGLAGAIATGYATEGAVYMAAFGLGTLPMMLGVSFLGQWISVPLRNKVRKAVPVLVSAVGILFILRGLSLDIPYVSPVLAGEMTVGEIITICR is encoded by the coding sequence ATGATTGTCACCGCCTTCGCCATCGGATTATTAGGAAGCTTTCACTGTCTCGGTATGTGTGGCCCCATTGCGCTAGCCTTACCCGTTCGAGATCAGGCAAGTCTGCGTCGCTGGTTAGGCCGGTTAGCGTATAATTTAGGACGCATCACTACCTACGCTTTCCTCGGTGGACTATTCGGATTATTAGGACAGAGCCTAGCGATGGCCGGTTTGCAACAAACCCTTTCGGTGGCGTTAGGCATACTGATTGTTTTGGGCGTAGCATTACCCACTACGCTACTACTTCGAGTAAGCCCGAATCACTACATCGCCCGAATGATTGGGCGGGTAAAAAAATCAATGCAGCGGTTATTTGCTGTTCGCACCTACCCTGCTATGTTTGGGCTAGGCACCTTGAATGGCCTGTTGCCCTGCGGTTTAGTTTACGTTGGTTTGGCGGGCGCTATTGCCACGGGTTACGCCACCGAAGGTGCCGTGTATATGGCTGCTTTTGGGCTAGGCACATTACCAATGATGCTAGGGGTCAGCTTTTTAGGCCAGTGGATCAGCGTGCCACTGCGCAACAAAGTGAGGAAAGCGGTACCCGTGCTAGTAAGTGCTGTAGGAATATTATTCATTCTACGCGGCCTATCCCTCGACATCCCCTACGTTAGCCCAGTACTAGCCGGAGAAATGACCGTAGGTGAAATAATTACCATCTGCCGTTGA
- a CDS encoding CcoQ/FixQ family Cbb3-type cytochrome c oxidase assembly chaperone, which produces MLKFIKHHMETITGIEIFPLISFLIFFAFFVVLLIWVFRSSKEYIAEVEQLPLDQEPQTDSL; this is translated from the coding sequence ATGCTCAAATTCATTAAACACCATATGGAAACGATTACCGGGATTGAGATTTTTCCGCTGATCTCGTTTCTTATCTTCTTTGCTTTCTTTGTTGTGCTGCTCATTTGGGTATTCCGCTCTAGTAAGGAATACATTGCCGAAGTAGAACAACTTCCTCTCGACCAAGAACCTCAGACCGACTCACTATGA
- the ccoN gene encoding cytochrome-c oxidase, cbb3-type subunit I yields MSTTTVRTSDRPPIEPSQQLETFRYDNTIVRLFLIATTVWGIIGMTVGLLVALQFVYPALSFDLPFLTFGRIRPLHTNAVIFAFVGNGIFAGVYYSLQRLCKTRMFSDTLSRINFWGWQLIILSAVLTLPLGITTSKEYAELEWPIDIAITLLWVVFGWNMFGTILKRRERHLYVAIWFYIATFVTVAVLHIVNSFELPIALFKSYSWYAGVQDALVQWWYGHNAVAFFLTTPYLGLMYYFVPKAANRPVYSYRLSIIHFWALIFIYIWAGPHHLLYNTLPNWAQSLGVVFSIMLIAPSWGGMLNGLFTLRGAWDRVREDAVLKFMVVAITCYGMATFEGPMLSLKNVNAIAHFTDWIVAHVHVGGLGWNGFLTFGMLYYLIPRLYQTKLYSSKLANMHFWLGTMGIIFYALPMYWAGFTQSLMWKEFTQEGLLAYPNFLETVEQIRPMYMLRAGGGALYITGALIMAYNLIKTAYSGSFQREETAQAMPLTKKYQSPKNEHWHRKLFEHRPIVMLVGSLIVILIGGLVELVPTFLVKSNVPTISSVQPYTPLELQGRDLYIREGCNNCHSQMIRPFRSETERYGEYAKAGEFVYDHPFLWGSKRTGPDLLRVGGKYPDSWHYHHMYDPESMSPGSIMPPYPWLLEDDLDASNTADIINAMRTLGVPYEPGYEDQALADLNQQSAEIVARLKESGVEVSPEKEIIALIAYLQRLGTDIQVKNND; encoded by the coding sequence ATGTCTACTACTACTGTACGGACGTCGGATCGCCCCCCGATAGAGCCTTCTCAACAACTAGAAACGTTTCGCTACGACAACACCATCGTCCGGCTGTTTTTAATTGCAACCACCGTGTGGGGCATTATTGGCATGACTGTCGGCCTACTGGTAGCGTTGCAGTTTGTGTACCCCGCCCTGAGCTTTGATTTGCCTTTCCTAACGTTCGGACGGATTCGACCACTGCATACCAATGCGGTGATCTTTGCTTTTGTGGGCAATGGTATTTTTGCCGGAGTATACTACTCCCTACAGCGACTTTGTAAAACCCGCATGTTTAGCGATACCCTGAGTCGTATCAACTTCTGGGGTTGGCAACTTATCATTCTGTCGGCAGTGCTTACGCTGCCATTGGGTATTACTACTAGTAAGGAATACGCTGAGCTAGAGTGGCCCATCGATATCGCCATCACGCTGCTGTGGGTAGTATTTGGCTGGAATATGTTCGGAACTATCCTGAAAAGGCGCGAACGACACCTGTACGTGGCTATTTGGTTCTACATTGCCACCTTCGTTACCGTGGCGGTACTGCACATTGTTAACTCCTTCGAGCTACCGATTGCTCTGTTCAAGAGCTACTCTTGGTACGCCGGGGTGCAAGATGCCCTAGTGCAGTGGTGGTACGGCCACAATGCCGTAGCGTTCTTTCTAACCACTCCCTACCTGGGGCTGATGTATTACTTCGTACCTAAAGCGGCTAATCGCCCGGTGTACTCCTACCGCCTATCAATCATTCACTTCTGGGCGTTGATCTTTATCTACATTTGGGCCGGGCCGCACCACTTACTCTACAACACATTACCTAACTGGGCGCAGTCGCTGGGCGTAGTTTTCTCAATTATGCTGATTGCCCCCTCCTGGGGCGGAATGCTTAACGGTCTGTTCACCTTACGCGGTGCCTGGGATCGGGTGCGCGAAGATGCGGTACTCAAATTTATGGTAGTCGCTATTACCTGCTACGGCATGGCCACTTTTGAGGGCCCGATGCTCTCGCTGAAGAACGTGAATGCTATCGCTCACTTCACCGACTGGATTGTAGCCCACGTACACGTTGGTGGATTAGGCTGGAACGGTTTCTTAACCTTCGGGATGCTCTACTACCTAATTCCCCGGCTGTACCAAACTAAATTGTATTCTAGTAAGCTGGCCAATATGCACTTCTGGCTGGGAACGATGGGGATTATCTTTTACGCCCTACCAATGTACTGGGCCGGTTTTACCCAGAGCTTAATGTGGAAAGAATTTACTCAGGAAGGTTTACTAGCGTACCCTAACTTCTTAGAAACTGTAGAGCAGATTCGTCCCATGTATATGTTACGAGCCGGTGGCGGTGCTTTGTATATCACTGGGGCACTTATTATGGCCTACAATCTGATTAAAACGGCCTACAGTGGTTCTTTCCAGCGAGAAGAGACCGCTCAGGCTATGCCGTTGACTAAAAAATACCAAAGTCCGAAGAACGAGCATTGGCACCGCAAGTTGTTTGAGCACCGTCCGATAGTTATGCTTGTGGGCAGCCTGATCGTTATTCTTATCGGAGGGCTAGTTGAACTGGTTCCTACCTTCCTGGTGAAGTCAAATGTACCAACTATCAGTAGTGTGCAACCCTATACTCCACTAGAGCTTCAGGGGCGTGACCTGTACATTCGTGAAGGCTGCAACAACTGCCATTCGCAGATGATTCGTCCGTTCCGCTCCGAGACTGAGCGTTATGGGGAATACGCTAAAGCTGGTGAGTTTGTGTACGATCATCCGTTCTTGTGGGGTTCTAAACGTACTGGCCCTGATTTGCTGCGCGTAGGGGGTAAATACCCGGATTCTTGGCACTACCACCATATGTACGATCCCGAATCCATGTCGCCCGGCTCCATTATGCCACCGTACCCCTGGCTGCTGGAAGACGACCTAGATGCTAGCAATACCGCCGATATTATCAATGCCATGCGGACGCTAGGCGTTCCCTACGAACCGGGTTACGAAGATCAAGCCCTAGCTGACCTGAACCAACAATCAGCAGAAATTGTGGCGCGCCTGAAAGAAAGCGGAGTTGAGGTAAGCCCCGAAAAAGAAATAATCGCCCTAATTGCTTACCTACAACGATTGGGAACCGATATACAAGTAAAAAATAATGACTGA
- the hemN gene encoding oxygen-independent coproporphyrinogen III oxidase translates to MTADYGLKNNRTIEPLNQELIRKYNVPGPRYTSYPTVPYWDETPPSKAIWRTQVQQTYQKTRQRGISLYIHLPFCESLCTYCGCTTRITVNHRVEAPYIEALLREWKQYRDLLGEPPLIRELHLGGGTPTFFSPLNLRKLILSILQSGQVDEKTELSLEAHPNSTSAQHLQTLYDLGFRRLSLGIQDFGPEVQQIINRRQTYQQVEQVVTLARHIGFTSVNFDLIYGLPKQTIETVQDTIEKTLQIQPDRIAFYSYAHVPWMKPAQRSLEPYLPSSDVKRQLYEQGKQTLQTANYREIGMDHFALDTDALSQASQAGRLHRNFMGYTTQATRLLIGLGASAISDTWTAFGQNAKIVEAYIASTKESLAVQRGHVLTDEDLQLREHILNLMCRGRTQWNRQCAEQEVLQQGVQRLLEMERDGLVKLGEGTILVLPEGKPFVRNVCMSLDARLWRRRPETNLFSSTI, encoded by the coding sequence ATGACTGCGGACTATGGACTAAAAAACAATCGAACCATTGAACCATTGAACCAAGAACTAATCAGAAAATACAACGTACCGGGACCCCGCTATACCAGCTACCCCACCGTGCCCTATTGGGACGAAACTCCGCCGAGCAAAGCAATCTGGCGCACCCAGGTGCAGCAGACCTACCAAAAAACCCGGCAGCGAGGTATCAGCCTGTACATACACTTGCCATTTTGCGAAAGTCTATGTACCTACTGCGGCTGTACTACGCGCATCACCGTGAATCACCGAGTAGAGGCACCCTACATTGAAGCCCTATTGCGCGAATGGAAGCAGTACCGCGATCTGCTGGGCGAGCCGCCCCTTATTCGGGAGCTGCACTTGGGCGGAGGTACTCCTACCTTTTTCAGCCCGTTGAACCTACGTAAACTCATACTAAGTATTCTGCAAAGCGGACAAGTGGATGAGAAGACCGAACTAAGTTTGGAGGCTCATCCTAACAGTACTAGCGCGCAACATCTCCAGACACTCTACGATCTGGGCTTCCGACGGCTGAGCTTGGGTATCCAAGATTTTGGTCCGGAGGTGCAACAAATCATCAACCGACGGCAAACCTACCAGCAGGTAGAGCAGGTGGTGACCCTAGCTCGACACATTGGTTTTACATCAGTAAACTTTGATCTGATCTATGGCTTGCCCAAGCAAACGATCGAGACGGTACAGGACACGATCGAGAAAACCTTACAGATTCAGCCCGACCGAATCGCCTTCTACAGCTACGCCCACGTGCCTTGGATGAAACCCGCCCAACGGTCGCTGGAACCCTACTTGCCCTCCTCCGACGTGAAACGACAACTATACGAGCAGGGCAAACAGACGCTACAAACGGCCAACTATCGGGAAATTGGTATGGATCACTTCGCGCTAGATACCGATGCGCTAAGCCAAGCTAGTCAAGCGGGTAGACTACATCGCAACTTTATGGGCTACACCACCCAAGCTACGCGCCTGCTCATTGGACTGGGTGCTTCAGCGATTAGCGACACCTGGACAGCCTTCGGGCAGAACGCTAAAATCGTTGAGGCCTATATCGCATCCACCAAAGAATCACTGGCGGTACAGCGGGGCCACGTACTGACCGATGAAGATTTGCAGTTGCGTGAACATATTCTCAACCTGATGTGCCGGGGCCGTACCCAGTGGAACCGGCAGTGCGCTGAACAGGAAGTACTTCAACAAGGTGTGCAACGCCTGCTGGAGATGGAGCGCGATGGTTTGGTGAAGTTAGGCGAGGGTACCATCCTGGTACTTCCCGAAGGCAAACCCTTCGTCCGCAACGTCTGTATGTCGCTAGATGCTCGCCTATGGCGCCGACGGCCCGAAACTAACTTGTTTAGCAGTACTATTTAA
- a CDS encoding PadR family transcriptional regulator, translated as MKGTNLGEFQELVMLTVGLLYDKAYGVSIKDEVKRQTGRTVTLSTVHAALNRLEDKGFLVSWMGEATEERGGRPKRLFRITAYGKQALEESRQVRNRMWELIPKVAWDHI; from the coding sequence ATGAAAGGAACAAACCTTGGTGAATTTCAGGAACTGGTCATGCTCACGGTCGGACTATTGTACGACAAGGCGTACGGGGTGAGTATCAAAGATGAAGTAAAACGGCAAACTGGAAGAACGGTGACGCTCAGCACGGTACATGCGGCGCTGAATCGGCTGGAAGATAAAGGCTTTCTGGTTTCGTGGATGGGAGAAGCTACAGAAGAGCGAGGCGGGCGTCCCAAACGATTATTTAGAATTACTGCCTACGGCAAGCAAGCCCTAGAAGAAAGTCGCCAAGTACGCAACCGGATGTGGGAATTGATTCCGAAAGTAGCCTGGGACCACATTTAA
- a CDS encoding FixH family protein, which translates to MNWGWKIVVAFSLFGIFIGVLVFRSFQQTIDLVSEDYYQQELGYQERIDKIANSQSLDSPLTFAQQAQQLVVQFPDDLTANVEGNIQLFCPSDMRNDRTVAIALNSDQQQIIPTNKLAKGYYKVKVDWVSGDAAYFTEESIFIQ; encoded by the coding sequence ATGAACTGGGGATGGAAAATAGTAGTGGCATTTAGTCTGTTCGGTATCTTTATCGGGGTGCTGGTATTTCGTAGCTTTCAGCAAACGATTGACTTGGTATCGGAAGATTACTATCAGCAGGAGTTAGGGTACCAAGAGCGAATTGATAAAATTGCTAATAGCCAGTCCCTTGACTCACCGCTTACTTTTGCTCAGCAGGCTCAACAATTGGTGGTGCAGTTTCCCGATGATCTAACGGCTAACGTAGAAGGGAACATTCAACTATTCTGCCCTTCCGATATGCGAAACGATCGCACCGTAGCGATCGCCCTAAATTCAGATCAGCAGCAGATTATTCCAACGAATAAACTAGCTAAAGGCTATTATAAGGTCAAGGTTGATTGGGTAAGTGGCGATGCGGCCTACTTCACCGAAGAATCTATTTTTATTCAGTAA